In one Tepidisphaeraceae bacterium genomic region, the following are encoded:
- a CDS encoding MotA/TolQ/ExbB proton channel family protein, with product MDLATILGYLIAWGMLLYGMHHATHGHMGAFFVPAEIMLVGGCALGATLASMPLHSVMGALSATKKMLFAKHAHVDHLIKEMVTYAETARRDGVLALESVAREAPDPFLRRGLQLTIDGTDPEIIERIMRIEVESMLERHKHGKHFWASMAKFGPGCGLVACLCAQVGMFMNLDGDAGVIGKALAGALTGTLYGALLQNVVAGPIAEKLGLRSKEEAFTKEIILQGVLAIQAGNNPRVVEMQLLSFLSPKQQNAVPKAA from the coding sequence GTGGATCTGGCAACAATCCTTGGTTATCTGATCGCGTGGGGCATGCTGTTGTACGGCATGCACCACGCGACGCACGGTCACATGGGCGCGTTCTTCGTGCCGGCCGAGATCATGCTGGTCGGTGGCTGCGCGTTGGGGGCGACGCTCGCCTCGATGCCGTTGCACTCGGTGATGGGCGCGTTGTCGGCGACGAAGAAGATGCTCTTCGCCAAGCACGCGCACGTCGACCACCTGATCAAGGAGATGGTCACCTACGCCGAGACCGCCCGCCGCGACGGTGTGCTGGCCTTGGAATCGGTCGCCCGCGAGGCGCCGGACCCCTTCCTCCGCCGTGGGCTGCAGTTGACGATCGACGGTACCGACCCAGAGATCATCGAGCGCATCATGCGCATCGAGGTCGAGTCGATGCTGGAACGCCACAAGCACGGCAAGCACTTCTGGGCTTCCATGGCCAAGTTCGGCCCCGGTTGCGGCTTGGTCGCCTGCCTATGCGCCCAGGTCGGCATGTTCATGAACCTCGACGGTGACGCCGGCGTGATCGGTAAAGCCTTGGCCGGTGCCCTCACCGGAACCCTGTACGGCGCCCTCCTGCAAAACGTCGTCGCCGGCCCGATCGCCGAAAAGCTCGGCTTGCGCAGCAAGGAAGAGGCATTTACGAAAGAGATCATCCTGCAGGGCGTACTTGCGATTCAGGCCGGCAACAACCCGCGCGTCGTCGAAATGCAGCTGCTGAGCTTCCTCAGCCCCAAACAGCAGAACGCGGTTCCGAAGGCAGCGTAG
- a CDS encoding OmpA family protein has protein sequence MAKKCGKCDPHEICEECPEWIFTLADLIMCMMGLFVLLWVLKPSPSPNAGVPNDDEWIKVAAAVRESFGYEPDPAKTDDRVNTYLLLKKLHMMNPDQGPGKGGQTQLKRDGAVGTDPEVTTIRPGQQALVGGRLTFAEGSAALSPETIAQVRQIAALIRGHRNIVLVKGHASLDDHPDTATAEERMDLSLRRAQAVADVLMGEGVSPDILRVQGCSTFEPVIQRAYTATSQIVNRRVEVEATATLVSERQASSNTSLRPTAPAAAPLGAH, from the coding sequence ATGGCTAAGAAGTGCGGCAAGTGCGACCCTCACGAGATCTGCGAAGAGTGCCCCGAGTGGATCTTCACGTTGGCGGACCTCATCATGTGCATGATGGGGTTGTTCGTGCTGCTGTGGGTGTTGAAGCCCTCGCCGAGCCCGAACGCCGGCGTGCCGAACGATGACGAATGGATCAAGGTAGCCGCCGCGGTCCGTGAGTCGTTTGGCTACGAGCCAGACCCGGCCAAGACCGACGATCGCGTGAACACCTACCTGCTGCTGAAAAAGCTGCACATGATGAACCCGGACCAGGGGCCCGGCAAAGGGGGCCAGACGCAGCTGAAGCGTGACGGCGCGGTTGGGACCGATCCGGAGGTGACCACGATCCGTCCGGGCCAGCAGGCGCTGGTGGGTGGTCGGTTGACGTTCGCGGAAGGTTCGGCCGCGTTGTCGCCGGAGACGATCGCGCAGGTTCGCCAGATCGCCGCGCTCATTCGCGGGCATCGGAACATCGTGCTGGTGAAGGGTCACGCGTCGCTGGATGATCATCCCGACACCGCCACCGCTGAAGAGCGGATGGACTTGTCATTGCGGCGAGCCCAGGCGGTCGCGGACGTGTTGATGGGTGAGGGCGTGTCGCCGGACATTCTGCGGGTGCAGGGTTGCTCGACCTTCGAGCCGGTCATCCAGCGTGCCTACACCGCCACCAGCCAGATCGTGAACCGCCGGGTCGAAGTCGAAGCAACCGCGACGTTGGTCAGCGAACGTCAGGCGAGCTCGAACACGAGCTTAAGGCCAACCGCGCCCGCCGCCGCGCCCTTGGGTGCCCACTAG
- a CDS encoding family 1 glycosylhydrolase: protein MTSKAADHNGTITATQAPSLITADKLPFKQFVWGAGIECSFLPHLNVDQFDWTQHNRFWRDDFKRAKEELGITHLRYALPWHKLETSPGKFDWAMADERIEALDKLGINLMLDVMHFGTPLWLKQAVGDPEFPEALERFTTAIVGRYSSTVKTWCPFNEPLVSALFSGDFGFWPPHQRKWRGYMPVLSRIVQGVARGIRAIRNTAPESIVLLCDAVETYKTRVKSLETEVARRNMRRFLVMDLLTGRVDKHHPMFSWLNSYGMNELDLEWFRSNPQQPDVFGLDYYPHSDWQLDHGPLGKVRQRRADNPTGLYKVANAYWQRYGIPLMLTETSIEGQPINREIWLETNIDHIRRLREDGVPMLGLVWWPMIDQVDWDGALTHRVGKIHEVGLFNIKKTADGTMNRVASPLVAMFKEFATSGDEKIAKLGEINYPSPEADDEQLPPIGEWIQPTMAVTAEAPTTPAKSGGSAIADPVPGAAAEPAAAKAAVMSQTSGLEIPEVDAGKQTDRYGIVVFCHLRWGFVWQRPQQFLSRFAKKHPILFIEEPFFDRPEGAEPDLQFHRVMPNVTVFCPHVSPSLAKNPKLPAMLREWAKEAIEVMNENGDFERPVLWYYSPMDSAWSLGHFENRGVVYDCMDELSQFSGAPKQLVNNEARLIEHADVVFTGGYEMGANKKRLHDNVHIFGCGVEFSHFNKAQDPETVIPADIDFMNRPILGWFGVVDERVDYAMVGEMARMRPDWSFAMVGPVVKVDPNLLPHFPNLFWLGGRDYQQLPNYCAAFDVNMMCFANNAATQYINPTKGLEYMATGKPIISTPVKDVVRQWSDTVYIAKTAEEFVAAATKAMEQPDRERLDRGLALAKQSSWEVTVAEMQRLIKEAITKKERRSNRNIQPLTEMELEYQYQHTQGS, encoded by the coding sequence ATGACTTCGAAAGCGGCCGACCACAACGGAACCATCACTGCGACCCAAGCCCCGTCACTCATCACGGCCGACAAACTGCCCTTCAAGCAGTTCGTCTGGGGCGCGGGCATCGAGTGCTCGTTCCTGCCCCACCTGAACGTCGATCAGTTCGATTGGACGCAGCACAACCGATTCTGGCGCGACGACTTCAAGCGTGCCAAGGAAGAGCTGGGCATCACCCACCTGCGCTACGCCCTGCCGTGGCACAAGCTGGAGACGTCGCCCGGCAAGTTCGACTGGGCAATGGCCGACGAGCGCATCGAGGCGCTCGACAAGCTGGGCATCAATCTGATGCTCGACGTCATGCACTTTGGCACACCGCTGTGGCTGAAGCAGGCCGTGGGCGACCCCGAGTTTCCAGAAGCGCTTGAGCGCTTCACCACTGCGATTGTCGGCCGCTACAGCAGCACCGTAAAGACCTGGTGCCCGTTCAACGAGCCGCTCGTCAGCGCGCTGTTCAGCGGCGACTTCGGCTTCTGGCCGCCCCACCAGCGCAAGTGGCGCGGGTACATGCCCGTGCTGTCGCGCATCGTGCAGGGCGTGGCCCGCGGCATTCGCGCCATTCGCAACACGGCGCCCGAGTCGATCGTGCTGCTGTGCGATGCGGTCGAAACGTACAAGACCCGCGTGAAGTCGCTGGAGACGGAAGTCGCCCGCCGCAACATGCGCCGCTTCCTGGTGATGGACCTGCTCACCGGCCGGGTCGATAAGCACCACCCGATGTTCTCGTGGCTCAACAGCTACGGCATGAACGAGCTGGACCTCGAATGGTTCCGCTCGAACCCGCAGCAACCCGACGTCTTCGGCCTCGATTATTACCCGCACAGCGATTGGCAGCTCGATCACGGCCCGCTCGGCAAGGTGCGCCAGCGTCGCGCCGATAACCCGACCGGTCTGTACAAGGTCGCCAACGCCTACTGGCAGCGTTACGGCATCCCGCTGATGCTGACCGAGACCAGCATCGAAGGGCAGCCGATCAATCGCGAGATTTGGCTCGAGACGAACATCGACCACATCCGCCGGTTGCGCGAGGACGGCGTGCCGATGCTGGGCCTGGTCTGGTGGCCCATGATTGACCAGGTCGACTGGGACGGCGCCCTCACGCACCGCGTGGGCAAGATCCACGAGGTGGGCCTGTTCAACATCAAGAAGACCGCCGACGGCACGATGAACCGCGTCGCCAGCCCGCTGGTGGCGATGTTCAAGGAGTTCGCGACCAGTGGCGACGAGAAGATTGCTAAGCTGGGTGAGATCAACTACCCCTCGCCGGAGGCCGACGACGAGCAGCTGCCCCCGATCGGTGAGTGGATTCAACCGACGATGGCCGTGACCGCCGAGGCCCCCACCACGCCCGCCAAGAGCGGTGGCAGCGCGATCGCCGACCCCGTCCCTGGCGCCGCCGCCGAGCCGGCCGCCGCCAAGGCTGCGGTCATGTCGCAGACGAGCGGGCTGGAGATTCCGGAAGTTGATGCCGGCAAGCAGACCGATCGCTACGGCATCGTCGTCTTCTGCCACTTGCGCTGGGGCTTCGTCTGGCAGCGCCCGCAGCAGTTTCTATCGCGCTTCGCCAAGAAGCATCCGATCCTGTTCATTGAAGAACCCTTCTTCGATCGACCGGAAGGCGCCGAGCCGGATTTGCAGTTCCACCGCGTGATGCCGAACGTCACCGTCTTCTGCCCGCACGTTTCTCCGTCGCTGGCGAAGAACCCCAAGTTGCCGGCGATGCTTCGTGAATGGGCCAAGGAAGCGATCGAGGTAATGAACGAGAACGGCGACTTCGAGCGCCCCGTCCTCTGGTACTACAGCCCGATGGACAGCGCCTGGTCGCTGGGCCACTTCGAGAACCGCGGCGTGGTCTACGACTGCATGGACGAGCTCTCGCAGTTCAGCGGCGCCCCGAAGCAGCTCGTGAACAACGAGGCCCGCCTGATCGAGCACGCCGACGTCGTCTTCACCGGTGGCTACGAGATGGGCGCCAACAAGAAGCGTCTGCACGACAACGTGCACATCTTCGGCTGCGGCGTGGAGTTCAGCCACTTCAACAAGGCCCAGGACCCCGAGACCGTCATCCCGGCCGACATCGACTTCATGAACCGCCCCATCCTGGGCTGGTTCGGCGTGGTCGACGAGCGCGTCGATTACGCGATGGTCGGTGAGATGGCCCGCATGCGTCCCGACTGGTCGTTCGCGATGGTCGGACCCGTGGTGAAGGTCGACCCGAACCTGCTGCCGCACTTCCCCAACCTGTTCTGGCTGGGCGGGCGCGATTACCAGCAGCTGCCCAACTACTGCGCGGCGTTCGACGTGAACATGATGTGCTTCGCCAACAACGCCGCCACGCAGTACATCAACCCGACCAAGGGCCTGGAGTACATGGCGACCGGCAAGCCGATCATCAGCACGCCGGTGAAGGACGTCGTGCGGCAGTGGAGCGACACGGTCTACATCGCCAAGACCGCCGAGGAGTTCGTCGCCGCTGCCACCAAGGCGATGGAGCAACCCGACCGCGAGCGTCTCGATCGCGGCTTGGCACTGGCCAAGCAAAGCAGTTGGGAAGTGACCGTCGCCGAGATGCAGCGGCTGATCAAAGAGGCGATCACCAAGAAGGAGCGCCGCTCGAACCGCAACATCCAACCGCTGACGGAGATGGAGCTCGAGTACCAATATCAACACACGCAGGGCTCGTAG
- a CDS encoding FAD-dependent oxidoreductase translates to MEEKKNEKKIVIIGCGPTGLGAGYRLKELGYKNFQMYDRLPYIGGLSASFKDEAGFTWDIGGHVMFSHYKYYDQCFETLMGNDFQMNNRECWVRMFENWVPYPFQNNIRYLPKQQQFECLSGLIEAQTKRDHKAATNFKEFIDAVFGDGISKHFMTPYNFKVWAHPAEMMNKEWIGERVAVLDINRALKNVVLGGDDFGWGPNNQFKFPLFGGTGEFYKRFGKPLEGHVNLNKTIDFINMKKKEIRFKDGEIVKYDILISSMPVNKLCNDVINGEMPREIKKAAAGLKKSGGYMVGIGIKQPCPSTKSWMYFPEDNCPFYRVTYLSNYSPFMTPDKDTHYSLLCETSYSEHKPVNKDTIVEETITGLVNAGMITDEDRKDIISKWVYHAEYSYPTPSVERDEILQQVIPYLETQDIYSRGRFGMWKYEVSNTDHSLMQGVEVVNRLVLGEAESTIGIKYESTDDGRNAARHERSVHAGSGDPKKAAERAAAGSVLTSVSTSTAGPKTNPDSVIPSTKPGQTVVSKVATVVSAIENAVTKVTNKNNPGDKDEVHVSEEELGVTTPRSPK, encoded by the coding sequence ATGGAAGAGAAGAAGAACGAAAAGAAGATCGTCATCATCGGCTGCGGCCCCACCGGCCTCGGCGCGGGCTATCGCCTGAAGGAACTGGGGTACAAAAACTTCCAGATGTACGACCGCCTGCCCTACATCGGTGGCCTGTCCGCCAGCTTCAAAGACGAAGCCGGCTTCACCTGGGACATCGGTGGCCACGTGATGTTCAGCCATTACAAGTACTACGACCAGTGCTTCGAAACGCTGATGGGCAACGACTTCCAGATGAACAACCGCGAGTGCTGGGTTCGCATGTTCGAGAACTGGGTCCCGTATCCGTTCCAGAACAACATCCGCTACCTGCCCAAGCAGCAGCAGTTCGAGTGCCTGTCGGGCCTGATCGAAGCCCAGACGAAGCGCGACCACAAGGCCGCCACGAACTTCAAGGAGTTCATCGACGCCGTCTTCGGCGACGGCATCTCCAAGCACTTTATGACGCCCTACAACTTCAAGGTCTGGGCGCACCCCGCCGAGATGATGAACAAGGAATGGATCGGCGAACGCGTCGCCGTCCTCGACATCAACCGCGCGCTGAAGAACGTCGTCCTCGGCGGCGACGACTTCGGTTGGGGACCCAACAACCAGTTCAAGTTCCCGCTCTTTGGCGGCACGGGCGAGTTCTACAAGCGCTTCGGCAAGCCGCTCGAAGGGCACGTGAACCTGAACAAGACCATCGACTTCATCAACATGAAGAAGAAGGAGATCCGGTTCAAGGACGGCGAGATCGTGAAGTACGACATCCTCATCTCGTCGATGCCCGTGAACAAACTCTGCAACGACGTCATCAACGGCGAGATGCCCCGCGAGATCAAGAAGGCCGCCGCCGGCCTGAAGAAGAGCGGCGGGTACATGGTCGGCATCGGCATCAAGCAGCCCTGCCCCAGCACCAAGTCGTGGATGTACTTCCCCGAGGACAACTGCCCGTTCTACCGCGTCACGTACCTGTCGAACTACAGCCCGTTCATGACCCCCGACAAGGACACCCACTACAGCCTGCTCTGCGAGACCAGCTACAGCGAGCACAAGCCCGTGAACAAGGACACGATCGTGGAGGAGACGATCACCGGCCTCGTCAACGCCGGCATGATCACCGATGAAGACCGCAAGGACATCATCAGCAAGTGGGTCTACCACGCCGAATACAGCTATCCCACGCCGTCGGTAGAGCGCGACGAGATTTTGCAGCAGGTCATCCCGTACCTGGAGACGCAGGACATCTACTCGCGCGGCCGTTTCGGCATGTGGAAGTACGAAGTGTCGAACACCGACCACAGCCTGATGCAGGGCGTGGAAGTCGTAAACCGCCTGGTTCTGGGCGAAGCTGAAAGCACGATCGGCATTAAGTACGAAAGCACCGACGACGGCCGCAACGCCGCCCGTCACGAGCGCAGCGTTCACGCTGGCTCCGGCGACCCGAAGAAGGCCGCCGAACGCGCCGCCGCTGGCAGCGTCCTCACTTCAGTGAGCACGTCCACCGCCGGCCCGAAGACCAATCCCGACTCCGTCATCCCCAGCACCAAGCCGGGCCAGACGGTCGTCAGCAAGGTCGCAACGGTCGTGAGCGCGATCGAGAACGCGGTCACGAAGGTCACCAACAAGAACAACCCCGGCGACAAGGACGAAGTTCACGTCTCCGAGGAAGAACTCGGCGTCACCACCCCAAGGAGCCCCAAGTAA
- a CDS encoding phosphatase PAP2 family protein translates to MRLAIGWIACMLITAGVTLVAQRWERTWLGDWDDRTLATIERGPMSFSNAILFESPGNLIYVIPLLLCVVIVAARYRQPVFAVTIVVSWLLARTLVYWGWHLWDRPRPQVIAGGVAAPPLHSFPSGHMVLSLSVYGLLVWAWCRASGSWVERVIAILVGIAWCAVLGYARVRLGTHWPSDVIGGAIIGLPWVAVMVWALRAVDNPPPCPPCATVSSPADAVT, encoded by the coding sequence GTGCGCCTCGCGATCGGCTGGATCGCCTGCATGCTTATTACCGCCGGCGTCACGCTCGTCGCGCAGCGATGGGAACGAACCTGGCTGGGCGATTGGGATGATCGAACGCTCGCCACCATCGAGCGCGGGCCGATGTCGTTCAGCAACGCCATCCTGTTCGAGTCGCCCGGCAATCTGATCTACGTCATCCCCCTGCTCCTCTGCGTCGTGATCGTCGCAGCGCGATATCGCCAGCCGGTGTTCGCGGTGACGATCGTCGTCTCGTGGCTGCTCGCCCGCACGCTGGTCTACTGGGGCTGGCACTTGTGGGACCGCCCGCGGCCGCAAGTCATCGCGGGCGGCGTCGCGGCGCCGCCGTTGCACTCGTTTCCGTCGGGGCACATGGTCTTGTCGCTGTCGGTCTACGGGCTGTTGGTGTGGGCGTGGTGCCGGGCCTCGGGCAGTTGGGTGGAACGCGTGATCGCGATCCTGGTTGGCATCGCCTGGTGTGCCGTGCTGGGATATGCCCGCGTCCGACTCGGCACGCACTGGCCGAGCGATGTCATCGGCGGCGCGATCATCGGCCTGCCTTGGGTCGCGGTCATGGTGTGGGCCCTACGTGCCGTCGACAACCCCCCCCCCTGCCCGCCCTGCGCGACGGTGTCGTCACCCGCTGATGCCGTGACGTAA
- a CDS encoding potassium channel family protein has product MQKKVLALGGLGLAFVLLGGTWVGLLRLLPDGLPYRIAIFVIGLMVVAVYIALLVLHVRRILGDRGSLAFQLTCVLGEMVLLLAAFASIHQRLGILDNTGASTTVVHDFWRSFYFSFITFTSVGFGDFYPVAAGRALAALQGFTGYLVLGILASTAASLLSPHSPEGPHDNEAD; this is encoded by the coding sequence ATGCAAAAGAAGGTTCTGGCACTAGGCGGGCTCGGGTTGGCGTTTGTGCTGTTGGGCGGCACATGGGTGGGGTTGCTGCGCCTCCTGCCCGATGGGTTGCCGTACCGCATCGCGATCTTCGTCATCGGTCTGATGGTCGTGGCGGTCTACATCGCGCTGCTGGTCCTGCACGTGCGCAGGATCCTCGGCGACCGGGGCAGCCTCGCGTTTCAACTGACCTGCGTGCTCGGCGAGATGGTGCTTCTGTTGGCAGCGTTCGCCTCCATTCACCAACGGCTGGGCATCCTCGACAACACCGGCGCAAGCACCACGGTCGTCCACGACTTCTGGCGCAGCTTCTACTTCTCGTTCATCACGTTCACCTCGGTCGGCTTCGGCGACTTCTACCCCGTCGCTGCCGGTCGAGCGCTGGCCGCATTGCAGGGCTTCACCGGTTACCTCGTGCTGGGCATCCTCGCCTCCACCGCCGCCTCATTGCTCTCGCCGCACTCGCCCGAGGGTCCGCACGACAACGAGGCCGATTAG
- a CDS encoding glycoside hydrolase family 2 TIM barrel-domain containing protein: MSLNLLRTGLFIFLITMMLTAKTLAEPTVIERDEGGGWRMLRGGQPYVAKGVCIWGEAVRLDELVTAGGNSVRAYDPAHADWTLKEAGRRGLTVMLSFDPGKPRHGFDYKDEAKVLAQRERFKQFIRQHKDDPALLVWSVGNEVEFSAPDADAFDRALTEMNVLAGMARAIDPNHPVGISLAGMDERRAKFVTTRCPNFQYVGINSYGGTPQLPAQLDAVKFDLPYFLTEFGPNGHWEVPTTAWDASIEPTSTEKEQQYIRAHAAVSGDKRCLGSYAFYWDHKQELTATWYGMFLKDGRRTGVIDAMTFAWTGRWADTRAPRINAIGFTDRASHEFKPGEAAEAVVSLVDEKRPVKYEWSITHEAAERKLGGDFEPDLPILYEGLHPTDDGRVAIAMPTKPGAYRLCLIIANDDGRSVATANLCFRVKD, from the coding sequence ATGTCCCTGAACCTGCTTCGCACCGGGTTGTTCATCTTTTTGATCACCATGATGCTTACTGCAAAGACGCTGGCAGAGCCGACGGTGATCGAGCGCGATGAAGGCGGCGGCTGGCGGATGCTGCGCGGCGGGCAGCCTTACGTGGCGAAGGGCGTGTGCATCTGGGGCGAGGCGGTGCGATTGGACGAACTGGTGACGGCGGGGGGCAACTCGGTCCGCGCGTACGATCCCGCGCACGCCGACTGGACGCTGAAGGAGGCGGGGCGGCGCGGGTTGACCGTGATGTTGAGCTTCGACCCCGGCAAGCCGCGCCACGGGTTCGATTACAAGGACGAGGCGAAGGTGCTGGCCCAGCGCGAGCGCTTCAAGCAATTTATCCGCCAGCACAAGGACGACCCGGCGTTGCTGGTCTGGTCGGTCGGGAACGAGGTCGAGTTCTCGGCGCCCGATGCGGACGCGTTCGACCGCGCGCTGACGGAGATGAACGTGCTGGCCGGAATGGCGCGGGCGATCGACCCGAACCATCCCGTGGGCATCAGCCTGGCGGGGATGGACGAGCGGCGGGCGAAGTTCGTCACCACGCGCTGCCCGAACTTTCAGTACGTCGGCATCAACAGCTACGGCGGGACGCCGCAACTGCCGGCGCAGCTGGATGCGGTGAAGTTCGATTTGCCCTATTTCCTGACCGAGTTTGGTCCGAACGGCCATTGGGAGGTTCCGACCACCGCGTGGGACGCGTCGATCGAACCGACCAGCACCGAGAAGGAGCAGCAGTACATTCGAGCGCACGCCGCGGTGTCGGGCGACAAGCGGTGTTTGGGGTCGTACGCGTTCTACTGGGACCACAAGCAGGAACTGACCGCGACGTGGTACGGCATGTTCCTGAAGGACGGCCGGCGGACGGGCGTGATCGACGCGATGACCTTCGCCTGGACCGGTCGGTGGGCCGATACACGCGCGCCGCGCATCAACGCAATCGGGTTCACGGATCGCGCGTCGCACGAGTTCAAACCGGGCGAGGCGGCCGAGGCGGTCGTGTCGCTGGTCGATGAGAAGCGCCCCGTGAAGTACGAATGGTCGATCACCCACGAGGCGGCCGAGCGCAAGCTAGGCGGCGACTTCGAGCCCGACCTGCCGATCCTGTACGAGGGCCTTCACCCGACGGACGACGGTCGCGTGGCGATCGCCATGCCGACGAAGCCCGGCGCATACCGGCTATGCCTGATCATTGCCAACGACGATGGCCGCAGCGTCGCGACGGCGAACCTCTGCTTCCGCGTGAAGGACTAG
- a CDS encoding DinB family protein — MTIAQLMIPELSREAETTRRLLARIPADKLDFTPGHGLHTIGWNASHLVEIVGWVPGIVNEPGLDLAAVDAEQQAAPTGDVAAMLARFDSNLAGSLAALEGVSDETMAQSWTMRMGQHEIFTMAKGDCLRKWVFTHTAHHRGILSATLRLAGVSHGSIYEE, encoded by the coding sequence ATGACGATCGCTCAACTGATGATCCCTGAACTGAGTCGCGAGGCGGAGACGACCCGCCGGCTGCTGGCGCGCATCCCGGCAGACAAGCTTGACTTCACCCCGGGTCATGGCCTGCACACGATCGGTTGGAACGCCAGCCATCTGGTGGAGATCGTCGGGTGGGTGCCGGGCATCGTGAACGAGCCGGGCCTGGATCTGGCGGCGGTGGATGCCGAGCAGCAAGCGGCGCCGACGGGCGACGTGGCGGCGATGCTGGCGCGCTTCGATTCGAACTTGGCGGGGTCGCTGGCGGCGCTGGAGGGTGTGAGCGACGAGACGATGGCCCAGTCGTGGACGATGCGGATGGGGCAGCACGAGATCTTCACGATGGCCAAGGGGGACTGCCTGCGCAAGTGGGTCTTCACGCACACCGCCCACCACCGCGGCATCCTCTCGGCGACGCTGCGCCTGGCTGGCGTGTCGCACGGGTCGATCTACGAAGAGTGA